A genomic window from Camelina sativa cultivar DH55 chromosome 2, Cs, whole genome shotgun sequence includes:
- the LOC104752078 gene encoding putative F-box protein At3g17560, which yields MSEHTRETTKISDLPQKLIDEILSRVTMISLRRLRYDFKRLKDLLKDPIFIKKQIANARSTRKYHVLVVLKYRVYSMCSYINEIAMNDAPLFKRGIKLNDPYHNNLEVDLSQAFHCEGILLCTTKSNMFVVWNMFTGQSKWVEQQTQCQIDDVYALGYVYKELCHGYKILKFRDSYHKELEIYEFSSNSWRNLDAFSPEGYLKSRGVSLKGDVYWLFERINQGNEYSLLSFDFWTETLQCLCVPFQWKEGRHDTIALSAVREEHLSLLYQREATQKMEIWITNEIETTSVSWKRFLTVDFKPHPHMFSRDMSFFIDEEKKIAVCCEKDQEDRIFNKVYIVGEDEYKVSRGFGFFDYRGYNSCPTMFGYVPRLV from the coding sequence ATGTCAGAACACACAAGAGAAACAACGAAGATCTCCGATCTTCCACAGAAACTGATAGATGAGATACTTTCAAGGGTTACGATGATATCTCTGAGACGGCTACGGTATGATTTCAAACGGTTGAAAGATCTACTCAAAGATCCGATATTCATCAAAAAGCAAATTGCTAATGCTAGATCTACAAGGAAGTATCATGTTCTCGTGGTGTTGAAATATAGGGTTTATTCAATGTGCTCCTACATCAATGAAATTGCCATGAATGATGCTCCCTTGTTCAAACGTGGAATTAAGCTAAACGATCCCTATCATAATAATTTAGAAGTCGATCTGTCTCAAGCCTTTCACTGTGAGGGCATATTGCTATGCACCACCAAAAGTAACATGTTTGTGGTTTGGAACATGTTTACGGGGCAATCTAAATGGGTCGAACAGCAAACCCAATGCCAGATAGACGATGTGTATGCTCTCGGATACGTATACAAAGAGCTGTGCCATGGCTACAAAATCTTGAAGTTTCGGGATAGCTACCACAAAGAATTGGAGATATATGAGTTTAGCTCAAATTCATGGAGAAATCTCGATGCCTTCAGTCCTGAAGGCTACTTAAAATCTCGTGGCGTGTCGTTGAAGGGAGATGTTTATTGGCTGTTTGAGCGGATTAATCAAGGCAATGAGTACTCTCTACTTAGCTTTGATTTTTGGACGGAAACATTACAATGTCTGTGTGTTCCATTTCAATGGAAAGAAGGTAGACACGATACAATAGCTCTATCGGCTGTTAGAGAAGAACATCTTTCGTTGTTATATCAGAGAGAGGCGACACAAAAGATGGAAATATGGATAACCAATGAGATTGAGACCACATCTGTGTCGTGGAAAAGGTTcttaacagtggattttaaaccTCATCCCCATATGTTTTCGCGTGACATGAGTTTTttcattgacgaggagaagaaaatcGCAGTGTGTTGTGAGAAAGACCAAGAGGATAGGATATTCAACAAGGTATACATTGTTGGAGAAGATGAATACAAAGTGTCTCGCGGTTTTGGTTTTTTCGATTATAGAGGCTACAATAGTTGCCCAACTATGTTTGGTTATGTTCCAAGACTAGTTTAA